Below is a window of Epinephelus fuscoguttatus linkage group LG12, E.fuscoguttatus.final_Chr_v1 DNA.
GCTTCTGCATGTTTGTCTGCAAGCACTGCATGTTCATCCATTTCTGTCAGAGTGTATCTGTTAGTCAGCAAGACATCCTCAAAACCATGATATGGATTTCAATTAAATCTGGTGCCTCTTATATTTGGTTGCAGACAGTGCCATCATGTGGCTATTTATAAATTTACATTTTCACTCATAATTCAACCCAGTCGCCAttaaaaatgttgccattgtataCTTCTGTAAACCAcacatatgttacatttgcattgctgttaacatgtggttatatttaggcacaaaaaacacttggtaatGATTTGGATGAGATCgtgttttgtcttaaaatacTTAGTTTTGGGGGCACGGTCCtgcataaaaacacagcaatgacatGCTCCAAAACACCTACTTTTGGTGCCTACAAAGCCGCTAGAAACACAACGATTTGTTAAATCAAAatcggttttgttgtttgttggtctcaaacaatggtctgcagtggtctgcagcttggcagccatgaGGACACGCCATCTGCAACACATGCAAATATAATGTATTAATTGTGtggagaaacacacaatgccaacatttacttcTGGCGACTGCGCAGCAAAACACATTTCCCCCCTGAAGATCTGCACAGACTGTCTGCCATTTTGGATCATTGCAGATTTGAGtgtctctgaaaaaaaaaagtattcattACAATCACTGTTAAATCCTTGTACATGCCAAATTTAGATAATAAGTTTCAGATTGTGTTTAGGAAGTGCAGAAAccacataaataaagtttaacttTTAGAATAATGCTATTTTAAATCTCTAACATGGGTATATAGGGGTCCTATACTCATCTTTATACTATACTGGGGTCACAAAGCATTTGAAGTGTATGATTAAAGACCCTTGAAGTTTCAATTGACTACTCAGACACCACTGGTACAGTTTTGCTTAAACTTCAAgggacaaaatatttacacagcatTCTTAAAAGCATCTAAAAAATGTCCTGATGGGGACTGTCTATTTACAAATCAAATGTGAAGGCCATAATTTCCACACTATTTATGGGACACCAAACCATGTTTCTtactggcatgtatactgcatgTTGCATCTGGAAGGGAACAAAACAATTaaagaattaaattaaattaaagaatTCACAAGACTgaccattttgttttcatatccTGCAGGTTCCACAGGAGCATCCCCTGGTAAGTTGGTATACAGTATAATGAACACTACGATGTTACATGTGAGATGTTAATAGAGCATATCGTACAGTAAAAGACTATAGATTTCGAAATAGTGTCAGCACAATTTAAAATCTGCTTGCTATGATACAGTGGCACATCACACTATCACAAATGCTTTTAATTTCTATGCAGATCACTATATTTCTCCACTTCACTGCTTTCACAGCTATCACTGGTTTACCTGTACCAGAGAGTGAGTGTTTCCTCACACTTCCTATCACACAACACTGCATGGCAGACTGATGCTAGCTGAGGACTGAAGCTGGCCACTAACATATTTATCTTCGAAAAATTTGTTGTGAAACTGTTTCTAATTGATATCCTCCTGAGATAAcctttatttctgttgttacagTTGGTGGTGGGGCTGTACAACCAAGCGGTATGTGAATCTCAGTTTACTGTTCAGTTTAGCATACTGTAGATACTGTCTCAGGATTTCGCTCACCAGTGTTTCTACTCTGGTTTCAAACAGCTGTGACAGGTGTTGGTAAGTAAGCCTGtgtggctcacacacacaaatacataccACATGTAAGTAATGCCTGCACTGGTGTTAACTGGTTTGGAGATTGTGACTTTAAtatctcttttgtttttatctcttcATAAAATTCAGGTGGCACAGGACTTCCCCCTCAGTTTCTACATCCTCTCTACAGAGGAAAATATCATCTGATGTTTCTTATATTTTACTGAATAATTTTGCAGGTTCTGGTGGTGATCTCTCTACAACATTGCCTGGGGCCAGACCTCTCAGACCCCCAGGTAAATTAAATAAAGGATATCTCTACAATACTGCTTACCTATTTCCAAACAACAGAAGTAACATACTGTATTAACTCCCATGAGAGGTAATCATAAGCCAAACCACAAACATCTATTGACAGCAGTGTTGCCTTTCCCCACTTTAAGAACCTATTTGTTCAAACTTACATCAGTCTGATACAACTCAATGTGTTTCACAAGATATTGCACAATTAAGATGTAGAAAGATAGGTCACAAAAGTTTAAGTAGGTCTGcaaatcacacactgatgacTGTAATCACCAGGCTTGTTAATACTGGAACCCAGGAAGACCCACTTTCTAGAAGCTAATTGGGATTAAAACAAAGAGTAAAGAATATGTtccatatgtatcatatcaacctTTCGAAAGCGATATAGTATATGAACTGActctgtcatcaggaggtggaggggacggtgGATGGCATGTTACTGTAGGTGagacactgcagaccactgtttgtgaccaacaaacaacaaattggTTGTGATGTGTAGTGACCTGTGGTTTTTCATGGGATTATGCCATGAAAACTGGTTatcttaagccaaaacatgatctattCTTAACTTTACAAGGTGTTTTGTGCCTGTATCCAACCAAAGCATTGTTGAAACCAAAAGTTTCACCCATGCACTATATaacaacatgcaaatgtaacaaatctgtggtttgcagaaatgtacaatgccaacttttTGTTTTGAGGACTGTGTTGCTTCCTCTCTGTAACGGTGGTTTGGATGTAATAGTTTGGGGGTTtattgactttgtttttctccttcttctcctttcCTTCTGTGTACTGTCTGCAGGTGTACCCAGAGGTGACACGCCAGGTGAAGGAGATGGCGAGGGAGGTCCTGATGCAGAGAGAGGTGGTACAGGCGGTACAGGTGGAAGACCTGGAGGAGTAGGAGGGAGTCCTACCAGTGCTGGAGCAACAGGAGGTGTTTCAGGTGGTGTAACAGGAGTGGGAAGAGGTGACAGTCCTGCAACTGGAACTGGAGTTGGGGCTGTAGGAGGAACACCAAAACCACCCAAAGGTGCTATTTTTACATTCAGTTATGACTCTATCCAACACTGTGTACAAAACATCCAATCTATCAATAAGTTACAGTTGGTGACAAAAAATACTCACACTGAAGAAAGAAAtatatttgtttactttttaaatgtagaatACGGACCGGACCGGACTGTGGCAGGAGCTGTCAGTGGTGGATCTGGTGTTGTAGGTGGGGTAACAGGTGGAGGAGCAGGCTTGGTACCTGGGGCTGGTATGATAACTAACACTATCCTTACTATCTAAACAAACAGATGACATATACAGAAGATCTAAAAACAGTGATCTTTTTATGTTTCTCTCAGGCATACGTTACCCGACTGGAGCTGGACAGGGGGCAGGAAAATCAGGCAAAGGTTTTATAAACTGTCACTATATGTTGGTCTCTTTAATAAGGACTTATTTTGGCTTTAGAGATGAAAGATGCTACGAGatccattttatgtttttatctttcAGTATATGGGACCCTTGGAGCAGCAGGCCAGGGTAGGGTTGGGCCTGGCAGTTATGGAGCTGGTCCTGGTGGCTATGGTGCTGGTCCAGGAGGTTATGGTGCAGGACCCGGAGGTTACGGGGCTGGCCCAGGTGGCTATGGTGCTGGGCCTGGTGGATATGGGGCTGGACCTGGCcagactggaagcagaggcACTGGTGGTGGTCCTGGTGGTGCTGGGACTCTCGGAATTGGAGGGGTTGGAACTGGTGCTGGAGGCTTAGGTGGAGGTGTGGGAGGAGtaggagcaggagcaggtcCTGGTGGAGTCGGTGGTGGCCTGGGGGGATATGGTGGTGGTGTGGGTCCTGGTGGTAAGTTGACCTCTATGAAATTGTTTTACTGGGTGACTCAATTctaataattaaatttaaatttgataGAGAAAAACATGTCTTATTTCAACAGCATGTAAGTGAAAACTTATGTTACATGCGCTTTTATCCAGGTTCAAGATATGGCACAGGTCAAGGACTGGGTACCGGCACTGGCAAACCACCAAAAAGTATGATAAGAATTGACAAATATACAGTGTAGAGACAGAAGCTTTTATACAGAGGACTGACACATGACAAATATTTCTTTCTAGGATATGGAGCAGGAGCTGGTGGTACTGGGTTTGGGCCTGGTGGCTACGGGATTGGACCAGGTGGAGCTGGTTCCGGACCAGGTGGCTTTGGTCCTGGCGTTGCTGGTGTTGGTGGTTATGGACCTGGGGGCACTGGACCAGGTGGCTTTGGTCCTGGCGGTGCTGGTGGTTATGGACCTGGGGGCACTGGACCAGGTGGATATGGACCTAGCGGTACTGGGACAGGACTGGGTGGTGTCGGAACCAGGCCAGGTGGTGGATTTGGACCAGGTGGTGTTGGCACAGGACCAGGCAGCTATGGACCTGGTGGAGCTGGGGTAATTCCTGGTGTTTATGCTGCTGGAGGTCAAGGACTGGGGAAAAGAAAGCCACCCAAATCAGGTATAATGGTCATGTATTTTAACACCAACAACATTTAATAATTTACTTGGTTTTAAGATATATTCAGGGTGTTAACTCCCTCTGACaactcaaaatgacaaaacttGAAGGTAGGCAACTACGCATGCCAGCGTAAAACCAATGACAATTTAATTATTGTTCTAGGTGCAGGGCTTGGACCTGGTGGAACAGGTACTGGACCTGGTAGGTATGGGCCTGGAGGGGTTGGACCAGGTGGTGCCGGCACAGGAATAGGCTTTGGACCAGGTGGTGCTGGCACAGGAACAGGTTTCGGACCAGGTGGTGCTGGCACAGGCACAGGGTTTGGACCAGGTGGCGCTGGCACAGGAACAGGCTTTGGACCAGGTGGTGCTGGCACAGGCACAGGGTTTGGACCAGGTGGTGCTGGTACAGGAACAGGCTTTGGACCAGGTGGCGCTGGCACAGGAACAGGCTTTGGACCAGGTGGTGCTGGTACAGGAACAGGCTTTGGACCAGGTGGTGCAGGCACAGGAACAGGCTTTGGACCAGGTGGTGCTGGCACAGGAACAGGCTTTGGACCAGGGGGCCGAGGATTAGGGAAAAGAAAACCTAAATCTGGTGAGTAACGATTATACGAGTAAAACTATGAGGCAGATGACATACACATATTCAGTGTACTGATGGAGACTCCTGTttgattttactgtttcatggaGGTGCTGGAACTGGTGGTTTTGGCCCAGGAGGTGCTGGAACTGGTGGCTTTGGCCCAGGAGGTGCTGGAACTGGTGGCTTTGGCCCAGGAGGTGCCGGAACCGGTGGTTTTGGCCCAGGAGGTGCTGGAACTGGTGGCTTTGGCCCAGGAGGTGCCGGAACTGGTGGTTTTGGCCCAGGAGGTGCTAGAACTGGTGGTGTTGGCCCAGGAGGTGCCGGAACTGGTGGCTTTGGCCCAGGAGGTGCTGGAACTGGTGGCTTTGGCCCAGGAGGTGCTGGAACTGG
It encodes the following:
- the LOC125898734 gene encoding uncharacterized protein LOC125898734 isoform X6, yielding MKDATRSILCFYLSVYGTLGAAGQGRVGPGSYGAGPGGYGAGPGGYGAGPGGYGAGPGGYGAGPGGYGAGPGQTGSRGTGGGPGGAGTLGIGGVGTGAGGLGGGVGGVGAGAGPGGVGGGLGGYGGGVGPGGSRYGTGQGLGTGTGKPPKRYGAGAGGTGFGPGGYGIGPGGAGSGPGGFGPGVAGVGGYGPGGTGPGGFGPGGAGGYGPGGTGPGGYGPSGTGTGLGGVGTRPGGGFGPGGVGTGPGSYGPGGAGVIPGVYAAGGQGLGKRKPPKSGAGLGPGGTGTGPGRYGPGGVGPGGAGTGIGFGPGGAGTGTGFGPGGAGTGTGFGPGGAGTGTGFGPGGAGTGTGFGPGGAGTGTGFGPGGAGTGTGFGPGGAGTGTGFGPGGAGTGTGFGPGGAGTGTGFGPGGRGLGKRKPKSGAGTGGFGPGGAGTGGFGPGGAGTGGFGPGGAGTGGYGPGGAGTGPGGFTPGGAGGFGPGGQTLGQRKPPKSGYGSSLGGTGYGPGGGVGGVPGAGTGGILGGSGTAAGGTGGLAGTGQGLGGGAGGLPGCNVSIIPAGGVGPGYGGVAGGSYPGYAGAGQKSKAQKAAKYAAMQALLGAGGYRGAGCQGKYCGRRRK
- the LOC125898734 gene encoding uncharacterized protein LOC125898734 isoform X3, yielding MKDATRSILCFYLSVYGTLGAAGQGRVGPGSYGAGPGGYGAGPGGYGAGPGGYGAGPGGYGAGPGGYGAGPGQTGSRGTGGGPGGAGTLGIGGVGTGAGGLGGGVGGVGAGAGPGGVGGGLGGYGGGVGPGGSRYGTGQGLGTGTGKPPKRYGAGAGGTGFGPGGYGIGPGGAGSGPGGFGPGVAGVGGYGPGGTGPGGFGPGGAGGYGPGGTGPGGYGPSGTGTGLGGVGTRPGGGFGPGGVGTGPGSYGPGGAGVIPGVYAAGGQGLGKRKPPKSGAGLGPGGTGTGPGRYGPGGVGPGGAGTGIGFGPGGAGTGTGFGPGGAGTGTGFGPGGAGTGTGFGPGGAGTGTGFGPGGAGTGTGFGPGGAGTGTGFGPGGAGTGTGFGPGGAGTGTGFGPGGAGTGTGFGPGGRGLGKRKPKSGAGTGGFGPGGAGTGGFGPGGAGTGGFGPGGAGTGGFGPGGARTGGVGPGGAGTGGFGPGGAGTGGFGPGGAGTGGYGPGGAGTGPGGFTPGGAGGFGPGGQTLGQRKPPKSGYGSSLGGTGYGPGGGVGGVPGAGTGGILGGSGTAAGGTGGLAGTGQGLGGGAGGLPGCNVSIIPAGGVGPGYGGVAGGSYPGYAGAGQKSKAQKAAKYAAMQALLGAGGYRGAGCQGKYCGRRRK
- the LOC125898734 gene encoding uncharacterized protein LOC125898734 isoform X4, translating into MKDATRSILCFYLSVYGTLGAAGQGRVGPGSYGAGPGGYGAGPGGYGAGPGGYGAGPGGYGAGPGGYGAGPGQTGSRGTGGGPGGAGTLGIGGVGTGAGGLGGGVGGVGAGAGPGGVGGGLGGYGGGVGPGGSRYGTGQGLGTGTGKPPKRYGAGAGGTGFGPGGYGIGPGGAGSGPGGFGPGVAGVGGYGPGGTGPGGFGPGGAGGYGPGGTGPGGYGPSGTGTGLGGVGTRPGGGFGPGGVGTGPGSYGPGGAGVIPGVYAAGGQGLGKRKPPKSGAGLGPGGTGTGPGRYGPGGVGPGGAGTGIGFGPGGAGTGTGFGPGGAGTGTGFGPGGAGTGTGFGPGGAGTGTGFGPGGAGTGTGFGPGGAGTGTGFGPGGAGTGTGFGPGGAGTGTGFGPGGAGTGTGFGPGGRGLGKRKPKSGAGTGGFGPGGAGTGGFGPGGAGTGGFGPGGARTGGVGPGGAGTGGFGPGGAGTGGFGPGGAGTGGYGPGGAGTGPGGFTPGGAGGFGPGGQTLGQRKPPKSGYGSSLGGTGYGPGGGVGGVPGAGTGGILGGSGTAAGGTGGLAGTGQGLGGGAGGLPGCNVSIIPAGGVGPGYGGVAGGSYPGYAGAGQKSKAQKAAKYAAMQALLGAGGYRGAGCQGKYCGRRRK
- the LOC125898734 gene encoding uncharacterized protein LOC125898734 isoform X1 produces the protein MKDATRSILCFYLSVYGTLGAAGQGRVGPGSYGAGPGGYGAGPGGYGAGPGGYGAGPGGYGAGPGGYGAGPGQTGSRGTGGGPGGAGTLGIGGVGTGAGGLGGGVGGVGAGAGPGGVGGGLGGYGGGVGPGGSRYGTGQGLGTGTGKPPKRYGAGAGGTGFGPGGYGIGPGGAGSGPGGFGPGVAGVGGYGPGGTGPGGFGPGGAGGYGPGGTGPGGYGPSGTGTGLGGVGTRPGGGFGPGGVGTGPGSYGPGGAGVIPGVYAAGGQGLGKRKPPKSGAGLGPGGTGTGPGRYGPGGVGPGGAGTGIGFGPGGAGTGTGFGPGGAGTGTGFGPGGAGTGTGFGPGGAGTGTGFGPGGAGTGTGFGPGGAGTGTGFGPGGAGTGTGFGPGGAGTGTGFGPGGAGTGTGFGPGGRGLGKRKPKSGAGTGGFGPGGAGTGGFGPGGAGTGGFGPGGAGTGGFGPGGAGTGGFGPGGAGTGGFGPGGARTGGVGPGGAGTGGFGPGGAGTGGFGPGGAGTGGYGPGGAGTGPGGFTPGGAGGFGPGGQTLGQRKPPKSGYGSSLGGTGYGPGGGVGGVPGAGTGGILGGSGTAAGGTGGLAGTGQGLGGGAGGLPAGGVGPGYGGVAGGSYPGYAGAGQKSKAQKAAKYAAMQALLGAGGYRGAGCQGKYCGRRRK
- the LOC125898734 gene encoding uncharacterized protein LOC125898734 isoform X2, encoding MKDATRSILCFYLSVYGTLGAAGQGRVGPGSYGAGPGGYGAGPGGYGAGPGGYGAGPGGYGAGPGGYGAGPGQTGSRGTGGGPGGAGTLGIGGVGTGAGGLGGGVGGVGAGAGPGGVGGGLGGYGGGVGPGGSRYGTGQGLGTGTGKPPKRYGAGAGGTGFGPGGYGIGPGGAGSGPGGFGPGVAGVGGYGPGGTGPGGFGPGGAGGYGPGGTGPGGYGPSGTGTGLGGVGTRPGGGFGPGGVGTGPGSYGPGGAGVIPGVYAAGGQGLGKRKPPKSGAGLGPGGTGTGPGRYGPGGVGPGGAGTGIGFGPGGAGTGTGFGPGGAGTGTGFGPGGAGTGTGFGPGGAGTGTGFGPGGAGTGTGFGPGGAGTGTGFGPGGAGTGTGFGPGGAGTGTGFGPGGAGTGTGFGPGGRGLGKRKPKSGAGTGGFGPGGAGTGGFGPGGAGTGGFGPGGAGTGGFGPGGAGTGGFGPGGAGTGGFGPGGARTGGVGPGGAGTGGFGPGGAGTGGFGPGGAGTGGYGPGGAGTGPGGFTPGGAGGFGPGGQTLGQRKPPKSGYGSSLGGTGYGPGGGVGGVPGAGTGGILGGSGTAAGGTGGLAGTGQGLGGGAGGLPGGVGPGYGGVAGGSYPGYAGAGQKSKAQKAAKYAAMQALLGAGGYRGAGCQGKYCGRRRK